In Dasypus novemcinctus isolate mDasNov1 chromosome 10, mDasNov1.1.hap2, whole genome shotgun sequence, one DNA window encodes the following:
- the LOC131280317 gene encoding olfactory receptor 51F2-like gives MLAFNHTNPQPLTFFLTGIPGLRTAQVWISIPFCLLYAIALSGNSMILFVVLREQSLHEPMYYFLSMLSAMDLGLSLCTLSTTLGVFWFEAREININGCIAQMFFLHGFTFMESGVLMAMAFDRFVAICDPLRYTTILTNARITQIGITVLVRNVAIMLSVVLFVKRLSFCKSMVLSHSYCYHVDLIQLSCTDNKINNILGLFAILSTAGFDCPCILLSYVLIIRSVLRIASSEERQKAFNTCISHISAVAIFYIPLISLSFVHRYGRSAPPFVHTIMANIFLLIPPVLNPIIYSVKTKQIRKAVIKVLTQKQVQI, from the coding sequence ATGTTGGCTTTCAATCATACCAATCCTCAGCCTCTGACCTTCTTCCTGACGGGTATTCCAGGCCTGAGAACAGCACAGGTCTGGATCTCCATCCCCTTTTGCCTTCTGTATGCCATCGCCCTCTCTGGGAACAGCATGATCTTGTTTGTGGTCCTACGGGAGCAGAGCCTGCATGAGCCCATGTATTATTTCCTTTCTATGCTTTCAGCCATGGACCTGGGCTTGTCTCTGTGCACACTTTCCACTACACTTGGTGTCTTCTGGTTTGAAGCCCGAGAGATCAACATAAATGGCTGCATTGCCCAGATGTTCTTTCTTCATGGATTTACTTTCATGGAATCTGGGGTTTTGATGGCCATGGCCTTTGAtcgctttgtggccatctgtgaCCCACTGCGATACACAACCATCCTCACCAATGCCAGGATTACCCAGATTGGGATTACTGTGTTAGTAAGGAATGTTGCAATCATGCTCTCAGTTGTGCTCTTTGTCAAGAGGCTGTCCTTCTGCAAATCTATGGTCCTCTCCCATTCTTACTGCTACCACGTTGATCTCATCCAGCTCTCATGCACAGACAACAAAATCAACAACATCCTTGGTCTTTTTGCAATCTTATCCACAGCAGGGTTTGACTGCCCTTGTATCCTGCTCTCTTATGTCCTGATCATCCGGTCTGTTCTCAGAATTGCTTCCTCAGAGGAGCGTCAGAAAGCATTCAACACCTGCATATCACACATTAGTGCTGTTGCCATCTTCTACATCCCTCTCATCAGCTTGTCTTTTGTGCATCGCTATGGTCGTTCAGCACCTCCATTTGTCCACACCATCATGGCCAATATCTTCCTACTCATCCCTCCTGTACTCAACCCTATCATCTACAGTGTGAAGACAAAGCAGATTCGCAAGGCTGTGATCAAAGTCTTAACTCAAAAGCAGGTGCAGATCTAA